TGATCACAAGTGCTGATAGAAGTCGGGGATCTTTAGGCTTGACGAAAGTGACGGGCTGTGTATTGCAGTGCCTCATCAACGCTGATGGGTGGTGTCCAGTTGAGAAGAGTTTGGGTTTTGTGGATGTCTAGCTGGAGCGAGCTACAGAGGCGTTGGGCTACAGCTTTTTTACCTAGGAGGGATGCTGTAAATTCCAGCCACTGCACAGGGATGGGGAGTAACCAGGCGGGTTTTCCTAGTGCATTGGACATCCGTCTGAGTAAGTCAGTGGTAGAGAGGTCTTCGTTATCACTGACTAAGAATGTTTGGTTGGCTGCGGCAGGATGGGTGAGACAGTTAATGATTAAGTCCACTAGGTTGGGCAGTGCTACTAAACTACGACGGTTATGGATAGCACCTAAGGGTAAAGGAAAGCCTTTGTCTAACCATCTCATCATAGAGAGGAAGTTAGCTTTGACACCCGGACCATATACTAGGGGGGGACGGATGATGACTACTTCTAGTCCAGTTTCTGCGGACAGTTCCCGGATTTGGATTTCGGCTTCAGCTTTGGAAATACCGTA
The window above is part of the Nodularia spumigena CCY9414 genome. Proteins encoded here:
- a CDS encoding UDP-glucose 4-epimerase family protein; this translates as MNILITGANGFVGQAICHQLVHTPQTNLIFAAVRSGQSQVNLSYPIQTVEIASLDDLNQRQDILARVDCIIHLAARVHQMKDTAADPLAAFRAINTEATLNLARQAAQHGVKRFIYLSSIKVNGEKTTPGCPFTADDTPAPQDPYGISKAEAEIQIRELSAETGLEVVIIRPPLVYGPGVKANFLSMMRWLDKGFPLPLGAIHNRRSLVALPNLVDLIINCLTHPAAANQTFLVSDNEDLSTTDLLRRMSNALGKPAWLLPIPVQWLEFTASLLGKKAVAQRLCSSLQLDIHKTQTLLNWTPPISVDEALQYTARHFRQA